GGATCGTGTCCGACTGCGCGGTCTGCACGGCGGAGTAGAAGAACACGGCCGTCTCGAGGCCCTCGCGGCCGACGGCGAGGAACGACAGCAGCAGCACGGCGGCGGGGCCGACGTCGAGCGCGTCCTCCATCTTGCCGCGCAGCTCCGCGGCCATCTGCTTGGACGCCTTGCGCATCCAGAAGATCATCGCCGTGACGAAGGCGACCGCGACGATGGAGAGGCTGCCGCCGAGCAGCTCCTGGTGCTCGAAGCTCAGCTGCGCGGTGCTGTAGGTCAGGATCGCGCCGACGGCGACCGACAGCAGCACCGCGGCGCCCACACCCGGCCACACGAACTTCAGCGCGTGCCGCCGGTCCGTCTTGACCAGGAACGCCACCAGGATGCTGACCACCAGGGCGGCCTCGAGCCCTTCGCGCAACCCGATGAGCGCGCTCGAAAACACCACTGCTCAGCCCTCCTCTGCACACCTGACCTGATGTTTTTAGGTAAGGCTTGCCTGTAAGTCCAGAGGAGCGTACGCCCGGGGGCCTGTACGTGATCGGACAAATCGGACTATACGGTCGGGTTAGGTTAGGGTAACCGCAGGTCAGCGAGGTGAACTGCGGATCCATAACGAATTGTGTGACATGGGCGGCTGGGGCTGGGAGTTAACCGTCCGCTTGCCTCCACTGCCGATCGGACAGCCGCCCGGGGGACTACCGGGACGCTCCGGCGCGGTGGCTGCAACAGTCGCAGCGCTCCTGCGCGATCCAACCTGTGTCTCGGTGGTTTCCCGGCGTGACCCTGCGCCGGTGTGATGTAGGGAGTACCCGTTGTGAGCGGTTCCAAGATTCAGGCGTTCGCCGAACTCAGCACGCCCGAACCGCCGAAGGTCACGCCGGTGCTCAAGAAGCGCGCGGTGGTGCTCGGCGCGAGCATCGCCGGCTTGGTGACGGCCCGGGTCCTGAGCGACCACGCCGAAGAGGTGCTCGTGATCGAGCGCGACGCCGAGGACCACGGCAGCGCGCCGCGTCCGGGGGTGCCGCAGGGCACACAGAGGTCCACGCCCTGCTTCCCGCTGGTTCGGTGCAGCTTGAACGGTGGTTCCCGGGGTTCCCGGGGTTCGCGAAGGAAGCGGTGGCCGAGGACGCGGTCCTGCTGCCTGAGGACGGCTCCGGCTTCGCGTTCTTCATCAACGGCGAGCCGGCGATGCCGCTCGCCGCGGAGGGGAAGGTCGAGGCGCCGGTGCTGGTCAGCTCGCGGCCGTTCCTCGAGAACCTGGTGCGGCGCCGCGCGCTCGCCGTCGAGAACATCACGCTCGTCGCCGGCCGCGCCGATGGTCTCGTCTTCGAGCGCGATCGGGTGGCCGGCGCTCGGTACGTGCCCGAAGGCGGCGAAGAGTCCGTTTTCGCGGCCGCTGACATCGTTGTCGACGCGATGGGCCGGTCGAGCCGCGTCAGCGACTGGCTGGAGGACGGCTGGCCGCGGCCTCCGCTGCGGCGCATGCCGATCAAGCTGAACTACTCGGTGGCGACGTTCGAGTACGACCCGACGATCAGCAAGGTCGTGTCCTCGGTGTCCCAGACAATGCCGGACGCCAGGACGGGCCGGATCGCCCGGGTCGGCGGGATCGCCAGGGTGGAGGGCCAGCGCTGGCACATGGTCGTCGCGGGCTACGACGACGACCGGTCCACTCGGGACCCCGACGAGTTCATCGCCCGCTGCAACCGCGATTTCCCGGCTCTGTACGGCGACATCGCCTCGCACGCCACGATGATCGGCGACATCGCCACCTACCACCAGGCCGACAGCCGGCGGCGGGACTTCGACGAGCTCGACCGCGTGCCGGCGGGTCTCTTCGCGGCGGGTGACTCCGTGGCGTCGTCCAACCCCATCTACGGCCAGGGGATGACGTCCGCGATGCTGCACGCCTCGTGCCTTTCGCAGTACCTGCGTTCGCAACCCGACCTGGCGCAGCCGGCGAAGGCGTACTTCGACCTGGTGCGCCTGGTCGTCGACTCCGCGTGGCAGACCTCCACTCTCGCCGACCTGGAGCTCCCGCACGTCGACGGGCCTTACCCGAAGGGGGATCGCCTGACGAAGTGGTTCAGCGACGTGATGCTCAAGGCGTCGCGGGTCGACCCGGTGATCAACGGAAAGCTCGCCGCCGTGACCACGATACTGGCCCACCCGGACACGCTGTCGGGCCTCGGCACCGTGCTGCGGGCTCTGCGGTTCAGCCGACGAAAGGCTTGATCACTCGATCTGGCGTCACGCGGTGGTGGGAGAAGTAACCTGTCCGGGTGGCCGATACCACTCAGACGACGTCTCCGCCTCGTCGCTACGTCAGCCGGATCGCGTTGTCACTGGGACTGGTGCTCACGGGGATCGTGCTGGTGGTGACCATCGGCGTACGCAACCCGGTGCCGGCCGCTCCTCCCCAGGCCGCCGCTGCGCCCGTTTCGTCGTTTTCGGTGCAGCCGCAGCGGCCCCAATCGGGCGGCGCCGCGCCGCGCGCCGGGCTGGCCGCGCCACCCGACCGTCCGACGGAATCCGACCAGGCGGAGCTCGACGCGTGGGCCACTCGCGTCGCCGGGAAGACCCAGCTGCCCGCCCGCGTCCTCGCCGCGTACGGCCGCGCGGAGATGTGGATGCGGCGCCAGAAACCGGCCTGCCACCTGTCCTGGGCCACTCTCGCGGGCATCGGCCACCTGGCGACGCCCTCGCTCACGGTTTCCGCCGCCGGCGATGCTCCGGCCACCGGCACCGGGCTGGGTCCGCTGCACTTCACCCAGGCCTCCTGGAAGAAGTACGCCGAACGCGCCAACGGCGATGGCAAACCCGCCAACCCCCATAACATCGACGACGCCGCCTTCACGGCCGCCCGCTACCTCTGCTCCGGCGGCGACGACCTCGGCACCCCCTCGGGCTGGTGGCGCGCGATGCTGTTCTACAACGCTTCGGTGGACTACGTGCAGAGCGTGTTCTCCGCCGCGGATTCCTATGCGGCGGCGAGTGTCGCTCCCTGAGCCGCGCCTCAGGCGTGGGCGGTGATCCGGGTGCCCTTGAGGGCCTTGGCCGGACGCGGCGCGGCGGGCGAAGCGGCGGCGGCGCGCTTGCGGCGGGCAACCGGGAACCGCGTGTCCAGTTCGACGATCACCGGCGAGAGCGCCGCCAGCAGCAGGACGGCAAGGCCGGCGTAGACGGCGATGAAGGTGAAGACGTTCATCTCGAGCTCCTCGGGTCGTTCTCCGTGATGACTCAAGGTTCGCTCGCGACAGGGGGCCGGCGGATCAGCCGACCGGCCGAGCGGAAGCGCCGAAAGGCCACGCCCGGAGAACCGCCGGCCAGCCGAAAGACCGAGCCCGTCAGCGATCCTGCAACGTGATCCGCGCCGTCACTTCCGCGATCGCCTCCAGGTACTCCGGCACGGGGTTCATCGCCGAAGCCATCCGCAGTTGCGCCAGCGCCTCGGCCAACCGGCCGAGGCGCTGGAGGGTCCGCCCGAGGACGAAGCGGGCGTAGTGATCCGTCGGATCCAGCTCGAGGACCCGCGTGAACGCGCGCTCCGCCCGGCGCAACTGCGCGGAGTGGAAGTAGGCGCGGCCGGCGAGGAGCTGGACACTCGGTTTGTCCGTCTCGTCGAGCAGGGGTTCGAGCGCCTTGAGCGCGTCGAGCGGGCGGTGGCGTTCGACCAGATCCTCGGCCCGGCGGAAGGCACGGAAACGGTCTTCGCCGGGGGGCTCTGGTGCTGCTGCGGCGTCCGTCATGGTCACTCCGACGATACCGCTCCGGAGGGGTTGGCACGAGGCGGCGGACGGGTCGTGGTGGACTGTCCTGCCATGAGCAGCGGACAGGAACCCGGCTACCTGGGCCTGGCGCCCTACCTCTACTACACCGACGCGACGGCGGCGCTGGAGTGGCTGACCAGGGTCTTCGGCTTCCGGGAGGAAGTGCGGTTCGAGGACGCGTCCGGGGAGGTCTTCCAGGCGACGCTCTGCGCGGGTACCGGAACGGTCCAGCTCGCGGGCGTCGGTCCCGAATACTGGGCGGCCAAGGGCGTCGAGGGACCGGTCGGGCAGCTGAACATCATCTACGTGACCGACGTCGACGCGCAATACAAGCGCGTGCGCTCGTTGCTGGGCGAGGACGCCGAGCCGGAGCCACCGCAGGACCAGCCGTACGGCGCGCGCGTGTTCACGGTGGCGGACCCCGGGGGCAACAGCTGGACGTTCTGGCAGCAGACGTCGCAGACCGTCGAGCTGCCGTCCGGGTGGCGTGAAGTGCGGCCGGAGCACCCTGATGGGCACTGAGCGGAACGGCCGT
The sequence above is a segment of the Amycolatopsis sp. 2-15 genome. Coding sequences within it:
- the efeU gene encoding iron uptake transporter permease EfeU, translated to MVFSSALIGLREGLEAALVVSILVAFLVKTDRRHALKFVWPGVGAAVLLSVAVGAILTYSTAQLSFEHQELLGGSLSIVAVAFVTAMIFWMRKASKQMAAELRGKMEDALDVGPAAVLLLSFLAVGREGLETAVFFYSAVQTAQSDTIQPLIGFVVGIAAAIVIAYLLYRGAVRFNLAKFFTVTGVLLVFVAAGVLGYGLHDLQEAGFIPGLTTLAFDASSALPETSWYGALLKGIFNYSQQTTVLQAIAWVAYVVIVLPLFLKPTKKKTVTAEAAAAAVKE
- a CDS encoding murein transglycosylase encodes the protein MADTTQTTSPPRRYVSRIALSLGLVLTGIVLVVTIGVRNPVPAAPPQAAAAPVSSFSVQPQRPQSGGAAPRAGLAAPPDRPTESDQAELDAWATRVAGKTQLPARVLAAYGRAEMWMRRQKPACHLSWATLAGIGHLATPSLTVSAAGDAPATGTGLGPLHFTQASWKKYAERANGDGKPANPHNIDDAAFTAARYLCSGGDDLGTPSGWWRAMLFYNASVDYVQSVFSAADSYAAASVAP
- a CDS encoding tetratricopeptide repeat protein; the protein is MTDAAAAPEPPGEDRFRAFRRAEDLVERHRPLDALKALEPLLDETDKPSVQLLAGRAYFHSAQLRRAERAFTRVLELDPTDHYARFVLGRTLQRLGRLAEALAQLRMASAMNPVPEYLEAIAEVTARITLQDR
- a CDS encoding VOC family protein, whose translation is MSSGQEPGYLGLAPYLYYTDATAALEWLTRVFGFREEVRFEDASGEVFQATLCAGTGTVQLAGVGPEYWAAKGVEGPVGQLNIIYVTDVDAQYKRVRSLLGEDAEPEPPQDQPYGARVFTVADPGGNSWTFWQQTSQTVELPSGWREVRPEHPDGH